The Gemmatimonadota bacterium sequence TCTTCGCCTACGGCGTGACCTTCCTGATCTACTTCATCACCTTCTTTTACTCGCTCGCGGTGATGCGCAGCGTGCTGGAGGAAAAGACGAACCGTATTTCGGAGGTGCTCGTCAGCTCCGTGCCCGCGAGCAGGCTCCTGGCGGGCAAGATCATGGGGGTCAGCGCCGCCGCCATCCTCCAGGTGGGAATCTGGGTGGGGATCGTGACCCTCGCGGTGAGCCGATCCGACACCCTGATCGAGCGCTTCGGGATCCCCGCGGAGGTGTTCGCGGCGATGAGCATAGACCCCCTGACGCTGGCCCAGTTCCTCAGTTTCTTCCTGCTGGGATTCGTCCTCTACTCGTCTCTCTTCGCGGGGCTCGGCGCGGCGGTCACCTCCGAGCACGAGGCGCAGTCCTATCAGTTCATCCTGCTGATTCCGCTGATCCTGCCGCTGCTATTCCTGAGCGCGATCACCGGGGAGCCCACGGGCCGCATCGCCACCACCCTGGGGCTGATCCCGTTCACCGCGCCCATCGCCATGCCGATGCGAATCGCGTCCGCGCCCATACCGGCGTGGCAGATCGCCGGCTCGCTGCTCGGGATTCTCCTCGCGGCGACGGTCGTGGCCTGGATCGCCGGCAAGATCTACCGGGTCGGGATGCTCGCCACGGGCCGCAAGGCGTCGCTTCGGGATCTGAGGCGCTGGCTGCGCGCAACCTAGGCACGGCGCGGATATCGGGCGAAATCGTTGCTCCGGAGCCATCTTGGGATTAGCTTTTTTGCATGCCTGGCTTCTCCCCCTTGCCCGGCAAGTAGCCACACATAAGCTGGACCGGTAGTCGGCGGTTCGAGTGACCGCGGGGTCGGCGTGCGCGTCGAATCTCCGCGGGGATGTTGCTCGGTTCGCCCGCGGCAAGGGCGTAGGGATAGCCGTTCGGTTAGTGCCGCTTGCGGCCGGCCGACGCGAAGGAGGATGAGATGCCAGTACCCACCAAGGGCATTGTGGCCCATACGAGGGCATTCTGGCTAGATGAGGCTGGGCAGGATCTGACCGAGTACGCGTTCCTGCTGGCCATTCTGGCGCTCGCGATCGTGGTGATGCTGCTCAACTTTCGCGATACGATTGCCAAGGTCATCGGGCAGGCGACGGACTGCCTGAACGCGGTGGAGACCAACAATCCGGGCAGTTGTCCGGGGGGGTAGGGACTCGCGCTGACCGGCTGTACCAGACGGCCGCTCCAGTAAGGAGCGGCCGTTTTGCGTGGAGAAGCGGCCCCCCTAGCCGTCGTCAGATTCGGGCGACGAGCGGCCCCGCCATGCGGCCTGAAACCGTACCTCGACCGCGCGTGCCTCGGCGTCTCGCCCCTGCGCCTGGAGGCTGCGCTGAAGCCCGAACAGCGCCCAGCCGTTCTCGGCGTCGCGCCGCAGCGCCTCGCGGTACACGCGCTCCGCTTCTTCGGCCCGCCCGGCCTGGCGCAGGGCCCTGCCGAGGTCCACGCGCACCGGCGTGGGCCAGTCCGAGGGCTCCATGTGGCCCAGTGCATCCTCCAGCTCGGTCGCGCGGCCGTACGCCGCCGCGGCGGCGTCCCACTGGCCCAGCGCCGCGGCGATGTCGCCATCGAGCACCAAGCCGGCGATCTCGAGCAGGTCCGTCACCGGATTGACCATGGCCCGGTCACTGCCAGCCGCCCCGGCCGCAGCAGCCCGCAGGCTGTCCAGCGTGACCCTGGCCCCGTCCACATCGCCCAGAGCCGCCAGAGCGCTGCCCCTGGTCATGTGCCAGACACCTTGCACGTACGGCGGTAGATCGGGCGGCGGCAGCGTGCCCAGGATGTCCTCCCAGCGACCGAACCGGCGCAGCGCGAGCCAGCCGCGCACCGCGCGGGCCTGCGTGACGCCGTCGCGCAGGCGCTCGGGCGTAAGCACGCCGGTGGCGTCCCGGGCGAACCGCAGCGCAGGGGGCGCCATGCCCAGCCGCAGTGCGGCCAGGTACAGGATGTCGTTCGCGTGCGCCGTGTGCGCGAGCGGCGAAAGCCCATAGGTAACGCCGTCCGTGGGAGGGGCGCTCTCACCCCAGGCCTCGGCCAGCATCGCGTCCGCCGCGATCGACGCGCGGTTGAGCTGCATGGCTCGCACGTATCGCCCAGTCCGCAGGTAAATGTGGGATGCAACGTGCACCAGGTGCCCGGCTCCGGGCGCCAGCCCACGCAGGGCATCGGCCTTGGGCAGCGCCGACTCTGGCTCGGGGGATCGCTCCAGCAAGCGCACGACGAAGTGGTGCGCGCCGGGGTGCTCTGGGGCCGATGCGATCGCGGCTTCGAGCGCTTCCCGCGCCTCCTGGGTCCCCGTGGCCGGCTCGCCCGTGGCCGTCCAGTAGGTCCACGGAGAGCGCATCATCAGGGCCTGCGCCAACAGCGCGGCCGCGTCCGGGTCGTCCGGGCTGGCCACGCGCGCCCGTCGTAGCCCCTCCACGTACGCGGAGTCGGCCGCGGGGCGGCTCCGACCGTCGGCGTAGCGCTCGGCCATGGCGTCGATGAGCGCCTGGTCCGCGTCGCTGGCGCCGCCCCTCGCGGCCGCCGCGCGCGCCGCGGCCGCGGCGGCGCCGGCGGGGTCATCGGGCATCCCCAGGTAGCGACTGGTCGGGTTCGGGCCGAGCGCGAGCGCCAGCCCCCAGTACGCCATGGCACAGCCGTCGTCCAGGCGGATGGCCTCCCGAAACGACGCCGCCGCCTCGGCCGCGTAGTAGGCATACCCCAGGCGCAGGCCCTGGTCGAAGTACGCCACCGCCTCGGTGCCGCACCCGGCGATCGAGCGCCGATAGTCGCCGAGGCCGAGGCCCTCCAGGAGCGGGGCGAGCGCGTCCGCGCCA is a genomic window containing:
- a CDS encoding ABC transporter permease produces the protein MREILIVLQREFLERVRSRAFLIGTLAFPLLFIALMAMPAMVEDRAEQRRIVVVDDAPAGVGERFEQILTAEREDGAANSYDVERTGGTFADRREELNARVLDETIDGWVALPAGVLEDNLIHFRASNIANRTVLRDLRNAASQAVQSVRLERAGLDVAEIASLVRSVDVDEAQITASGEEGGGAFSTFFFAYGVTFLIYFITFFYSLAVMRSVLEEKTNRISEVLVSSVPASRLLAGKIMGVSAAAILQVGIWVGIVTLAVSRSDTLIERFGIPAEVFAAMSIDPLTLAQFLSFFLLGFVLYSSLFAGLGAAVTSEHEAQSYQFILLIPLILPLLFLSAITGEPTGRIATTLGLIPFTAPIAMPMRIASAPIPAWQIAGSLLGILLAATVVAWIAGKIYRVGMLATGRKASLRDLRRWLRAT